The DNA region CCTGTTCCAAATGCGGCGGCGAGCTCGAACCCCTCGAAGGTTTCTACGAGCGGCATCCTGAGCTGAAGGATGAGTGAGCCCGCATATGAAGAAGGCGAATGCCCGGTTGGGGCGGTCGCCTTCATTTGTATGTTGGGACAGGTCGGGTCCTGAACCTGCGTTAGTGGATACAGAGGGTGGCACTCGAATTATATTGGCCCTATCAATGTGGTATGTAAATGAAAGTGATACATCTTAAGTATACTACGCTACTTATCGTCGTTATATACGCCATGTGTAGTCCGTTACTTCTTGGCGATGTGTGGCTATTTCCTGCTGGAGGAACAGGTGTCATATTAATTGGAGTCATGACTTTCTTTGCCGAACAATATCAAGATGAGTCAACCGTTGCTCGTTTTATCGCATGGAATATTGAAATGCGTGAACTTGGTGAGACGGGACATTGTAAGAAGTCAGCATTTTTTGAAGTAGCCTTGGGCGCCGGGCTCATTGCAGTTCGTTATGATGCAGTTTTAGAGATTGCCCAAAGTCTCAATGTGCCTTGGGTGTTGCTACCACTTTTCTCCATAGCCCTTGCCGGGATATTTGCTTTGGTATTGTCCCAGTGATTCTGATACAGAATGCGGCAGGCATGGTGTTTGATGGACGCATGTCTTCAGTCTTCTTGGCTATGATTGCGACGTGTGATGTCAAGGTAAGAAATTTGAAATACAATATACTATTGGCAGCTACTCTATGTCTGGTTTGGAGCCCAGTTGTCCCTGGTGATCAGTGGTTGCCGTTTACCTCAGCCACAGGAGCAATACTCATAGGTGTATTGTCATACTTTGCAGACCAGTACACGGACGTCTCCATGGTGGCACGTTTTTTGGTATGGAATGCAGATATGAGAGAGTGGTGGCGGGAAGAGGTGAACTATAGGAGAGAAGGTTGGTACGCGATCATATTTGGGATGCTGTTTATGGCTATACTTTATAGCCATGTCTTTGATCTCGCTGATAGCCTCGGCATCCATTGGGTTATTCTCCCTCTCTCGTCGTTTGCGTTGGCAGGATGCTTTGCTTTAATATTACGTCACTAAAGTAGGTACGTTGTCGGAATGCGGACATTCATGATGCCAAAAAATGCAAAGTATAATGTAGCAGCTATGACTATTACTGGAATATATCTTATCCAGTGGCTCCTTGGGGATGAGTAGAACTGCTTTGTTGGTCCTGTTCTGGCGATGTGCATAGGTATTCTTTGAATTATTGCGTCCAAATACGAGAACGACTCGAGAATTGCAGAGTTCATTGTTTGGTCGACATATCTCCCAAGAATTTTTGAGTTCACGAAATTACATAAACTTTTCGGCTTGCTCCTGATCTTCTTTGGGGTTTTGTTTCTTGGTTTAAATTATCACGAGATTGCAGGGCTTGCGTTACTGTACAATGTGTATTGGTCGATACTGTACCTCGTTGCCATAATTGTTGTAGGCGGTTTTGTTGCTGCGTTGATTCTATAACAACTCTCGCTGCCGATGGGAGCGGACCAGTTTGCCCGATTGCGGCTCTGGCCTCTGTGGTGTTGCCCCCGCTAAATCGGACACTCGGCTGTTGCCATAGAGCGGATGAACTCGCGAGGAGATTTCATCCGCAACCCCTTGTGGGGATGCCTCTCGTTGTAATCTTCGATCCAGTCCGCCAGCTGTCCGAACACCGTCACGGCATCCGGCCTGTCGCTTATGCGCACGTAATCACGCTTGAACGTGTTCACGAACGCTTCGGCAATGCCGTTGCTCTCCGGGCTCCTGACGGGCGTGAACCGGCTCTCCAGGCCCAGCCACGAGGCGAACTCCACCGTGTCTTTCGCCGTGTAGCATGAGCCGTTGTCCGAAAGCCATTGCACCGGGCGGGGAGTTCGATTTGTCCCGAACCGCTTCTCGACGCACTCCAGCATCAGGTCCTGGATCATCGAGCTGGAAATGCCCCGGCTCGACGCCATATGGCCGATGACTTCCCTGTCGCAGCAATCAATGGCGAACGCCACCCTGACCGCCTCGCCATTGGCGCAGGACACTTCGAAGACGTCGGAACTCCAGCGCAGGTTGCTGCGCAGCGTAATTACCTTGCCGTCATGGGCGCGCGTCGGCCGCTTGCCGGAATGCCGCGTCAGCAGAAGTCCATGAAGGCGCATGATGCGGTAAACGCGTTTGTGATTCACGCGAGGCTGGCCCAACTCAACCAGGCGTCGATTGAGCACGGCGCAAACCCGCCTGTAGCCGTACGTGAGACGATCGTCGATGATGTCGCGAATGAGCGGCAGCAGCGCTTCATCTTCTGCCTTGGAATAGCGAGGCGGCCTCACCTTTGGCTGGGCGCCGACGCGCTCCACAAGCCTGGACCGGGAAACGCCCATGGCGTCTGCAACGCGCGTCATGGGGTATCGTCCTCGAAGGGCAATGGCGTGCGCGAGATCAGTTTTTTTTTCGCGCGCAATCTCGATGGCCTCCTTGAGGATCTCCACTTCCATCGTCTTCTTGCCCAGAAGGCGCTCGAGATCGCGGATGCGCTTCTTCATGGCCCGCGCTTCGGCTGCCGAAACAACCGTGTCGTTGGCCTCGATGGCTTTCCTGCCGCCCTCGCTCATGAGCTTCCTCCAGCGGAAAAGGAGATTGGGGGCGATGCCGTGCTTGCGGGCCACGTAGGAGACGCTCATGCCTGGCTGCGACGACTCCTCGACGATCCGCAACTTCTCGGTCAGTGCCCAGCGCCGGCGCTGGACACTGTGCACCACCTCTACCGTCGGATACTCGTTAGCACTATGTCTAGACATGCCTCCAGACCTACCTCTTCGGTATGCCGAGGTGTCCGGTCGAAACGGGGGCTACTCCACTCTGCTCTCGTCATAGAGCTCACCGCGCTCGGCGCAGTGGGGAGCGTCGTGGCGATGGAAACGGCGCTGGGGCTTATCTGGGATGCGCTGCCGTATTTGCCGCCGGCGGCAGCGAGGTTTGTGCTGCAAAACGCGGACAAGTTTAACCCGGTGCTTGATCTTGCGGGCGGATTCATGCCGGGTGTGCCTGAGGGGCTGGGGGGCATCCCCGCTTTTATCACAAAGTTAGTCGAAATGATCGAAGAACATTAAGAAATAGAAGTTTGACCTATCCTAGATCTAGAGAGGGTGCACCTGTATGCGCTTTAGTACCATGCCAGTAGGGAACAGATATTTCATATGGATTGGGATCCCGTGTATATTATTTGGCCTCGCTGTCTTGCTTGTACCACTATTTTATAGCAGGCAATATGGCCTTGTAATAGATCTCCGCGGAGCAAATTATTTATTGGGACCCCTATGTATAGTTGTCGGGGCAATATGCACACGGTCATACTTTCGCGTCAGAAATAAGCATATTTCTGCTACCCAACCTATGATGTGTGTCCAATGCCAAACGCCTTATCTGCCGGATGGAACAGAACGACTCATATGCCCCAAGTGCGGCGGCAAGCTCGAACCCATCGAAGGCTTCTACGAACGGCACTCAGAGCTGAAGGATGAGTGAGGGCGCGGAGTGAGATGGTGGCTATGTTTCGTGATGTGTAGAGCTTCCACGATCATCTGTTGAGCAATAGGTGGGTTGCCAATGGTTCCTAAACACATGAAAGAAGAGTACGAGCGCTATATTTCAAGCTTGAAATGGAAACAAAAACGGGAAAAGGCAATAGAAGGAACATTTTGTGATGGAAAATATTGGTGCCAACGCTGTGGTTGGGACTTTGACAAAAGTAAACTAGAGGTCCATCACCTCAATTATGATAGCTTTGGTAAAGAAGACACTTGCGATCTAGCTGTGGTATGCATTCGATGCCACGAGAAATTAGATAAAAGTCGTGCAGAAAAGGCCCGCACAAAAAGCGATAATGCTCTCTATGAAGCCCAACTAGATGGATGGGCAACGAAAGTATATGGAGAGAACTGGCAAGACTATAACGATATTGACTCAATAGCACAAGAGTTTGAAGAATTTCTAGAGTCAAAAAACGAGTATTGGTGACCTTAAGGCTATTATTTCCTTATATGAGCGCATGATTTACGATGTCCTATTTGTACAGAGATAGTATTCACCTGACACTCCGCCCCTGGCGGGGTGATGGTTATGCTGCTTCTTCGATTGTTTCTGCCTCTGCCTCGTCGTTTACGATGCCGTCCAGGAACGCCTGGTAGGGCACTCGGCCGTTCATGCCGCGACCCTGGTGGGTGCGTTCCCGGTTATAGTGGTTCAGGTAACTATCCAAATCCTCTTGCATTTCCTCCACCGATTCGTACCACTTCTCGCGGCCCTTGATGCGGAAATGTTCGTCGAGCAGCGTCCGATGCAGCCGCTCCACGAAACCGTTGCTTTGCGGCCTCCGAACCTGTGTCGTGCGATGTTCAATACCTTCTAATTGCAGGAACAATTCGTACGGATGCCTGTCCGGTCGACCGCAAAACTCGCGACCATTGTCCGACAGAATCGTGGAGATGCGCGCGGCGTGCTCCTCGAAGAACGGCAGCACGTCCTCATTGAGCACGTGAACCGCGGTAACCGGCAACTTGGTGGTGTAGAGTCGGCCCCAGGCATAGCGGCTGTGGCAGTCGATAACCGACTGCAAATACACGCGTCCAACGCCCTTGAGCGTGCCCACGAAGAAGGTGTCCACGGCCACAAGATCGCCGGTGTGACGCGTCTCGATGTGCCGGTCACGAAACTCGGGACTGAAGCGCTCCAGGACGCGGATTTGTTCGTCCGAGAGCTCCAAACGCTGCTCTCGCACGCTCTTCTCCAGCCGCAGCAACCGCTCGTGGCGTGTGAGCAAGCCGTGCCGGCTCCAGACGCCGCGGACACCGCCGGAGCTGACCTGGACGCCTTGCAGGACAAGCTGTTGGGCGACGCGGAGCGGCCCGTGCGTGGGGTGAGCCAAGCAGTAGTCGAGAATGGCCTGCTCGACAGCCTCGTCGACGCGGTTGGGGTGCGGGCCTCGCGGCCCGGGCAGGCGGTCCAATAGACCTTCGGCGCCGAAGGTCTGGTAGTTGCGCCGGATCTCGTAGAACTGCTGCCTGGAATAGCCCATGATTTTGCACGCTTTGCTGACGTTGCCCAATTCAGTGGCCAGCTCTAGCAGACTCATCTTCCTTCGTGCTACTTTGCGTTTCGTGGTCATGGCGTTCTCCTCGAAAGGGTTCGTGAAGCTTCGCAACTCCATCGATACCCAGCCAGGGACGGCATGACCACAACCTTTTGGTGGCCCAGGTGTCAGGTTATATCCATCTCAGTTCATTAAGGCTATTATTTCCTTATATGAGCGCATGATTTACGATGTCCTATTATAATAAAAGGCGACCGCCCCATCGGGACGGCCGCCTTCATTTCGTTTCAGCTCCCAGCAAAAACAATCAGCCCGCTACCAGACCATGCGCATCTTCACGCCCTGGGCCGCGATCTCCTTCTTGATCTGCGGGATGGTGTACTCGCCGTAGTGCACGATGGAGGCGATGAGCGCGGCTGTGGCCTTGCCCTTGATCAGGGCGTCGGCCATGTGCTGCGGGTTGCCGGCCCCGCCCGAGGCGATGACCGGAATGGACACGCTCTCCACGATGAGCCGGGTCAGGTTCAGCTCGTAGCCGTCCTTGGTGCCGTCGGCGTCGATGGAGTTGAGGCAGATCTCGCCGGCGCCGAGCGCCTCGCCGGTCTTGGCCCACTCCACGGCGTCCAGGCCCGTGTACTTGCGGCCGCCGTGAACCACGATCTCGTAGCCCGAGGGGATCTGCTCGGACTTCTCCACCTGCTTGACGTCCATGCCCAGGACCACGCACTGCGCGCCAAAGGCCGCGGCGCCTTGGCTGATCACATCCGGGTTCTTCACGGCGCCGGAGTTCACGCTGACCTTTTCGGCGCCGGCCAGCAGCACGGCGCGCATGTCCTCCAGGGTGTTGATGCCGCCGCCCACGGAGAAGGGGATGAAGATCTTGGAGGCGACCTCGTTGACCACGTCCAGGAAGATCTTGCGCTCCTCGTGCGAGGCCGTGATGTCGTAGAACACGATCTCGTCGGCGCCTTCCTCGTAGTAGATGCGCGCGGACTCCACGGGATCGCCGATGTCCACATTGCCCTTGAACTTGATGCCCTTGGTGAGACGGCCGTTCCGCACGTCCAGGCAGGGGATAATGCGTTTACTCAGCACGGGCTTCCTCCTGGCAGTAGCGGTAGAAGTTCTTCAGCACCTGCAGGCCGGGTCTGCCGGATTTCTCCGGGTGGAACTGCGTGGCCCAGAGTCCGGGACCGCCGTGCACGGAGCAGAAGGTCAGTCCGTAGCGGGTGGTGCCGATCACGTACTTTTCCTTGGGGTTGGGGAAGTAGGAGTGGACAAAGTAGAACTCGGAGTCCGGGTCCACGCCGTCGAACAGCACGCAGTCCTTGACCAGGTTCACCTTGTTCCAGCCCATGTGCGGGATGCGGATGGGGTCGCCGCTCTCGTCCTTCATGGTCGGCTGGAACATGACGCACTCGCCGGGCACGATGCCGAGCGCTTCCGTGTCGTTCTCCACCGAGTAGTCCAGCAGGATCTGGCAGCCAACGCAGATGCCGAGGAGCGGCTTGTCCGCGGCCACGTGGTCCTTGATGACCTGGTCCAGGCCTGTGGCGAGGAGCTCGTCCATGGCCGAGCCGGCTGCGCCCACGCCGGGAAAGATCAGGCCCTTGGCCTCGGCGATCTTCTCCGGGTCGGCGGTAATGATGTTGGGTATTTCGAGATGATCCAGGGCCCGGCGAACACTGGTCTGGTTGCCGGCCTTGTATTCCAGAATGGCAAGCATGGGATTCCTCCGGATAAAGCGCCCGGAGCGCAAGGGGCTCCGGAATGGAAAGGTACGTAACAAGGCTTTCGCCGCCGCGCAAGCTTGCCTTGGGGTTTGTCTTTGGTATGCTGTTAAAAATACCCTGCCCTTGTGAATCGTTTTTACGCATCAACCAAAAGGACGCGTCCCATGAACGAAGATATCCAACAACAGGCCCAGGTAGCCGTTGACATGCTGCAGAAGTACTGGGAACAGAGCATGGCCTGGATCGTCTCCGGCGGCCTGCGCATTCTCGTCATCATCATCCTGCTCATCATCACGCTCAAGATCGTGGGCATGATCACGCGGCGTGTGTTCCAGCGCATCGGCAAGGGGCGCGACTCCGAGTACCTCAAGCGCGTGGAGACCACCCGCGGCATCATCTCCTTCACGCTCAAGGTGGCGCTGCTCGTCGTGGCGCTGCTCATGATCCTCGGGGAGATGGGCATCGACCTCGGCCCCATCCTTGCCGCAGCCGGTGTTATCGGCCTGGCCGTCAGCTTCGGCGCGCAGAACCTCGTACAGGACTTCATCAGCGGCTTCTTCATGCTGCTGGAGGATCAGGTCCGCGTGGGCGACGTGGTTCAGACCCTGGGCAAGTCCGGCGTGGTGGAACGCATTACCCTGCGCCTCATCGTGCTGCGCGACCTATCGGGCAACGTGCACTTCATCCGCAACGGCCAGATCGATGTGGTCACCAACATGACCAAGGGCTACTCCTACTACGTGTTCGACCTGGGCGTGGCCTACCGCGAGGACGTGGACGACGTCGTCGAGGTCATCAAGGCCGTGGACGAAGACATGCGGGGGGACGACGCCTACAACCGCGACATCCTCGCACCCATCGAGATCCTGGGCCTGGACAAGTTCGGCGACTCGGCCGTGATCATCCGCGCGCGCACCCGAACCAGACCCGGCTCCCAATGGATCATCGGCCGCGAGTTCAACAAACGGCTCAAAAAAGCCTTTGACGAACACGGCATCGAAATCCCCTTCCCGCACATCACCCTGTACCCGGGCGTGGACAAGGAAGGCAAAGCGCCTGCGCTGCATGTGATGGAGGCGGGCGAAGGGAAAGCCAAATGATGGAGTTATGAACCGTAACAGGAACTGGTAAGCAAAATTGTATAGTTGCAATATATTGGCGGTGTAGCCAGAAGAGGAGGTGTTTTAGAGTGGTGGGTGCTCATTCCAAAGTTGAGCAAGTTCGCTCCAGGTCGTGGATCTTTGAGTCAATAATAGTTTCCTTTAAGCTCTCGGACCATAGCATCCCTGGCATTGGGCTATACAAATATCCGAGTTGCTTTTGAACAAGCCCTAATCTATCTTGATTGCCAAAAACTTCACTATAACTTATTTCAAGCTTGTTGTCATTAATGTACTTGTATATACAATCTGAAACAGCAGTGAGGACAAGAGGTTGTACATTTTTACTTTGATTGATCTCGTAAAGTTCGTTTGAAGTATGCTTATACAATGAGTTCTGTAGAGAATGCATTAGCTTACAATAAGAAGAAAAATTAGAGAATTTCTTAGACTTAATTGTTCTATAGGCTTGGGCATAATACTCACCATCGAGCTGCTTCATTTGGTCCATGATGAGCCTGTAGTTGGCTAATCCGACAGCGCCTTTTATAACTTCATTATAGATTGGAGAAGATTCTCGTAGTCTGCTCGTGGCGTCTTTTGTGAAGCTATCAGCTAGAATGTTGAATTGATAAGATAACTCTCTTGCAGCTCTCAAAAAATTGTATACAACACGAATTTCATCACGCGTATCCGGAATATGCACAAGGTCTTTTCCTAGGACTTGCTGTGCAAGTAGCCGGCTGTGAATATAGTATACAAATAATGCTCTTGGTTCTAGTTCTTCAACAATAACTTGATTTAATGTTCGAGGAGTCCACAATTGTTTTTGTTCGTTTTGGTCGATGATGTGAATGTACATGTCAATACTGCTATCATTTTTAAAGAAAGGTATTTTCCCTTCTATTCGAGTAACAGTGTATGCGGTGCTTGGGTCAAAATCTTCTACTGTAATTGTCAACGCCTTTTCTAGTTCTCCAGCATCGCCGTTCACGAGTATTTCAATTTTATTGCCATCGACTTTTAGCTGATCTACAATTATTGAGCAACTTATATCCGATAGATCTATAGACGATGAAGATGAAGAGGTGTGTACCTCTAGTGTGGCAGCAAACGTATTATTTGCAAGGATAGAAATGCATATGGAAAAAATAAAGAGAATTGGTAGACACTTATTTGGGAACATAAAGCCCTCCCAAAAAAGTCACTGAAGAGTTGATGGAAAATTGAGAGAAATCTAGTAGAAATTTAATTCGATCAGGGACATTTACTCCTACGCATTGAGTCCCTTCACCAAGATACGTTAACCTACATGTATAGCCAAAAATGAGTGTCAGCAAAGATAAGAATGTTAACGCGAGAAGATCAAAAGAAATATTTCGGGGATGCCCTCTTTCTTTAGAGAGGTACATGCTTAGATATAGCGGTATGAGTATGCTTATAAACGTATCCCAGTTAGACCAAAGGTATTCTTGATCAGTTACTAACAGCGGGACGATAGTGTCAAAGGCGATGCTGTAGGATTCCTTAAGTACTGAGTTTTCGCAAAGTCCGAGGAATGGACCAGTTAAATATAGGCATGCCGAAAGCAAAATAATAAAGTAGAAGAAAATGAAGAGCTTAAGAGGTTTCATACTTCCCCCACACGTTACTTTATGTTATCAATATACTAGGGAGGATAGAAAAAGCAAGCTCACGATGAAATTTAGTTGGAAAACGACACGGGGCAGTGCATTTTATCGCGGGCAGTATAAAGATAGAGGAACGATAGTTCGCGAGGTTGAAGGGAAAGTTGGTAAGTTTGTACAGAGATAGTATTCACCTGACACTCCGCCCCTGGCGGGGTGATGGTTACGCTGCTTCTTCGATTACTTCTGCCTCTGCCTCGCCGGTTACGATGCCGTCCAGGAACGCTTGGTAGGGCACTCGGCCGTCCATGCCGCGGCCCTGATGGGTGCGTTCCCGGTTGTAGTGGTTCAGGTAACTGTCCAGATCCTCTTGCATTTCCTCCACCGATTCGTACCACTTCTCGCGGCCCTTGATGCGGAAATGCTCGTCGAGCAATGTCCGATGCAACCGCTCCACAAAGCCGTTGCTCTGCGGCCGGCGAACCTGCGTTGTCCGGTGCTCAATCCCTTCTAATTGCAAGAACAATTCGTACGGATGCTTGTCCGGGCGACCGCAGAACTCGCGACCGTTGTCCGAGAGAATCGTCGAAATGCGCGCGATGTGCTCCTCGAAGAACGGCAGCACGTCCTCATTGAGCACGTGAACCGCGGTAACCGGCAACTTGGTGGTGTAGAGTCGGCCCCAGGCATAGCGGCTGTGGCAGTCGATAACCGACTGCAAATACACGCGTCCAACGCCCTTGAGCGTGCCCACGAAGAAGGTGTCCACGGCCACGAGGTCGCCGGTGTGACGCGTCTCGATGTGCCGGTCGCGAAACTCGGGACTG from Oceanidesulfovibrio marinus includes:
- the hisH gene encoding imidazole glycerol phosphate synthase subunit HisH, with amino-acid sequence MLAILEYKAGNQTSVRRALDHLEIPNIITADPEKIAEAKGLIFPGVGAAGSAMDELLATGLDQVIKDHVAADKPLLGICVGCQILLDYSVENDTEALGIVPGECVMFQPTMKDESGDPIRIPHMGWNKVNLVKDCVLFDGVDPDSEFYFVHSYFPNPKEKYVIGTTRYGLTFCSVHGGPGLWATQFHPEKSGRPGLQVLKNFYRYCQEEARAE
- a CDS encoding IS481 family transposase, translated to MTTKRKVARRKMSLLELATELGNVSKACKIMGYSRQQFYEIRRNYQTFGAEGLLDRLPGPRGPHPNRVDEAVEQAILDYCLAHPTHGPLRVAQQLVLQGVQVSSGGVRGVWSRHGLLTRHERLLRLEKSVREQRLELSDEQIRVLERFSPEFRDRHIETRHTGDLVAVDTFFVGTLKGVGRVYLQSVIDCHSRYAWGRLYTTKLPVTAVHVLNEDVLPFFEEHAARISTILSDNGREFCGRPDRHPYELFLQLEGIEHRTTQVRRPQSNGFVERLHRTLLDEHFRIKGREKWYESVEEMQEDLDSYLNHYNRERTHQGRGMNGRVPYQAFLDGIVNDEAEAETIEEAA
- a CDS encoding mechanosensitive ion channel family protein, whose translation is MNEDIQQQAQVAVDMLQKYWEQSMAWIVSGGLRILVIIILLIITLKIVGMITRRVFQRIGKGRDSEYLKRVETTRGIISFTLKVALLVVALLMILGEMGIDLGPILAAAGVIGLAVSFGAQNLVQDFISGFFMLLEDQVRVGDVVQTLGKSGVVERITLRLIVLRDLSGNVHFIRNGQIDVVTNMTKGYSYYVFDLGVAYREDVDDVVEVIKAVDEDMRGDDAYNRDILAPIEILGLDKFGDSAVIIRARTRTRPGSQWIIGREFNKRLKKAFDEHGIEIPFPHITLYPGVDKEGKAPALHVMEAGEGKAK
- a CDS encoding HNH endonuclease, which produces MKEEYERYISSLKWKQKREKAIEGTFCDGKYWCQRCGWDFDKSKLEVHHLNYDSFGKEDTCDLAVVCIRCHEKLDKSRAEKARTKSDNALYEAQLDGWATKVYGENWQDYNDIDSIAQEFEEFLESKNEYW
- the hisF gene encoding imidazole glycerol phosphate synthase subunit HisF, which codes for MLSKRIIPCLDVRNGRLTKGIKFKGNVDIGDPVESARIYYEEGADEIVFYDITASHEERKIFLDVVNEVASKIFIPFSVGGGINTLEDMRAVLLAGAEKVSVNSGAVKNPDVISQGAAAFGAQCVVLGMDVKQVEKSEQIPSGYEIVVHGGRKYTGLDAVEWAKTGEALGAGEICLNSIDADGTKDGYELNLTRLIVESVSIPVIASGGAGNPQHMADALIKGKATAALIASIVHYGEYTIPQIKKEIAAQGVKMRMVW
- a CDS encoding IS481 family transposase: MTTKRKVARRKMSLLELATELGNVSKACKIMGYSRQQFYEIRRNYQTFGAEGLLDRLPGPRGPHPNRVDEAVEQAILDYCLAHPTHGPLRVAQQLVLQGVQVSSGGVRGVWSRHGLLTRHERLLRLEKSVREQRLELSDEQIRVLERFSPEFRDRHIETRHTGDLVAVDTFFVGTLKGVGRVYLQSVIDCHSRYAWGRLYTTKLPVTAVHVLNEDVLPFFEEHIARISTILSDNGREFCGRPDKHPYELFLQLEGIEHRTTQVRRPQSNGFVERLHRTLLDEHFRIKGREKWYESVEEMQEDLDSYLNHYNRERTHQGRGMDGRVPYQAFLDGIVTGEAEAEVIEEAA
- a CDS encoding IS3 family transposase; the protein is MSRHSANEYPTVEVVHSVQRRRWALTEKLRIVEESSQPGMSVSYVARKHGIAPNLLFRWRKLMSEGGRKAIEANDTVVSAAEARAMKKRIRDLERLLGKKTMEVEILKEAIEIAREKKTDLAHAIALRGRYPMTRVADAMGVSRSRLVERVGAQPKVRPPRYSKAEDEALLPLIRDIIDDRLTYGYRRVCAVLNRRLVELGQPRVNHKRVYRIMRLHGLLLTRHSGKRPTRAHDGKVITLRSNLRWSSDVFEVSCANGEAVRVAFAIDCCDREVIGHMASSRGISSSMIQDLMLECVEKRFGTNRTPRPVQWLSDNGSCYTAKDTVEFASWLGLESRFTPVRSPESNGIAEAFVNTFKRDYVRISDRPDAVTVFGQLADWIEDYNERHPHKGLRMKSPREFIRSMATAECPI